A single genomic interval of Desulfobacterales bacterium harbors:
- a CDS encoding DnaJ domain-containing protein yields the protein MWKTVLLILLAVLYGASPYDIFPDFIPGWGWLDDIAVIWFLWHLYKRIQQRLMESGSADQHDGKGARQNDAGRAHESKDQTNGKQFKKSPHTILGVLPNASGEEIKQAYRRLANQYHPDKVSHLGDEFKLLAEKRFKEIQEAYQSLMKP from the coding sequence ATGTGGAAAACAGTCTTACTCATATTATTGGCGGTCCTTTACGGAGCCTCCCCCTATGATATTTTTCCGGATTTCATTCCGGGCTGGGGGTGGCTTGATGATATCGCCGTTATATGGTTCCTATGGCATCTGTATAAGCGGATTCAGCAACGTCTCATGGAATCCGGGTCTGCAGATCAACATGACGGGAAAGGCGCCCGACAAAATGATGCGGGTCGAGCGCACGAGTCAAAAGACCAAACCAACGGAAAACAATTTAAAAAGTCCCCGCATACCATCTTGGGGGTCTTGCCGAATGCTTCCGGAGAGGAGATAAAGCAAGCCTACCGGCGATTGGCGAATCAATACCATCCAGACAAGGTCAGCCACCTCGGTGATGAGTTTAAACTATTAGCGGAAAAGCGGTTTAAAGAAATTCAGGAAGCCTATCAATCCTTGATGAAACCATAG
- a CDS encoding FAD-dependent oxidoreductase, with the protein MDTHEQESENANIMKQLRATFEKLPNEIPVYHFVSRGDDSLFVQTNRQIMRAFRELTDKIKFREYFLDNELAKKWNATRSPTLLIAPEKYKIRWLGAPLGEEGRTMLETLILVGLGSSQLSDEAKKVLKKIDSPRDVKVFVSATCPYCPQEAVNGVRAAIEAPETVSLEIIDIQSNIDLAEKYSAMSVPQCYANDILVGQGARPEELFMASLQKLEPVTVFIPESDAALVETDLVIVGGGPAGLTAGIYAERSGLKAAVIERDALGGQVATTPIVENYPGFTQVGGKTLVDIMVSHALEYVPIFQGEEVLNVAPGNPMVVTTTRRKFHTKTLLLATGATHRLLGAEGEKEFSGKGVSYCSTCDGPLFKGKEVVMVGGGNSAVTEALHLHHMGVRVTLIHRGDKLRAQEFLARNLFENKIPILWNTRIQAIQGKKQVESVLLVNTKTNETSEFKTNGVFIAIGYEPSVKLAQKIGVELTPDGFIKHDGHHRTNIPGIYSAGDVEGGYKQIVTATGQGSAAALAIFEDLINPYWLKK; encoded by the coding sequence ATGGATACGCACGAACAAGAATCTGAAAATGCCAATATCATGAAACAGCTTCGAGCGACCTTTGAGAAGCTTCCCAATGAAATTCCCGTTTATCATTTTGTATCTCGTGGCGATGACAGCCTATTTGTTCAGACCAATCGGCAAATCATGCGGGCATTTAGAGAGTTGACGGATAAAATAAAATTCAGGGAATATTTTCTGGACAACGAACTGGCCAAAAAATGGAATGCGACAAGATCGCCAACGCTTTTAATCGCACCCGAAAAATACAAGATTAGATGGCTTGGTGCCCCTTTGGGCGAAGAAGGCCGAACCATGCTGGAAACACTGATTCTGGTTGGTCTAGGCAGCAGTCAATTAAGTGATGAAGCTAAAAAAGTATTAAAAAAAATCGATTCTCCCAGAGATGTTAAAGTGTTCGTGAGCGCCACCTGTCCGTATTGCCCACAAGAAGCGGTCAATGGCGTTCGGGCGGCCATCGAAGCACCGGAAACGGTATCATTGGAAATTATAGATATTCAAAGCAACATCGATCTGGCTGAAAAATATTCGGCCATGAGTGTGCCGCAATGTTATGCCAATGATATTCTGGTAGGCCAGGGAGCTCGGCCCGAAGAGCTTTTTATGGCATCATTGCAAAAGCTGGAGCCGGTGACCGTTTTTATACCGGAAAGCGACGCTGCGCTGGTTGAAACCGATCTGGTCATCGTCGGTGGGGGACCCGCCGGGTTGACGGCCGGTATTTATGCCGAAAGATCCGGTTTAAAGGCCGCCGTCATCGAGCGTGATGCACTGGGCGGGCAGGTGGCCACAACGCCTATTGTTGAAAACTACCCCGGTTTCACGCAAGTCGGCGGCAAAACCCTGGTGGATATTATGGTCAGCCATGCCCTTGAGTATGTGCCGATTTTTCAGGGTGAGGAGGTTTTGAATGTCGCTCCCGGCAATCCCATGGTCGTCACCACCACCCGCCGCAAGTTTCATACCAAGACCCTTCTGTTGGCAACAGGCGCCACCCACAGACTGTTGGGCGCAGAAGGTGAAAAGGAATTTAGCGGCAAAGGTGTCAGCTATTGCAGTACCTGTGACGGTCCTTTGTTTAAGGGAAAAGAAGTGGTGATGGTCGGCGGCGGCAACAGTGCGGTGACGGAGGCCTTGCATTTGCATCATATGGGGGTTCGGGTGACGCTGATTCATCGTGGGGATAAATTGCGGGCACAGGAATTTCTTGCCAGGAATTTATTTGAAAATAAGATCCCCATTCTGTGGAATACTCGGATTCAAGCCATTCAAGGCAAAAAGCAGGTGGAATCCGTGCTTCTCGTCAACACCAAAACCAATGAAACCTCCGAATTTAAAACGAACGGCGTTTTTATTGCGATCGGCTATGAACCGAGCGTGAAACTGGCTCAAAAAATCGGCGTTGAGCTCACGCCTGACGGATTTATCAAGCACGATGGCCATCACCGGACCAATATTCCCGGAATATATTCGGCCGGAGATGTGGAGGGCGGATACAAACAGATTGTTACGGCCACCGGGCAGGGATCTGCGGCCGCCTTGGCCATTTTTGAAGATCTGATCAACCCCTACTGGTTGAAAAAATAG
- the ispD gene encoding 2-C-methyl-D-erythritol 4-phosphate cytidylyltransferase, whose protein sequence is MNSAVIVAAGQGLRMGGLVRKQFLQLDGLPILSHTLRVFNQSRETDHIVLVIPESDFDFCRQVVLPPVSPKKPITLVPGGKVRQESVYNGLRTINDPTGLVAIHDGVRPFITTAQLSACYKAARNHHGCILGIPASDTLKVISENGGIIRTVDRANVWLAQTPQVFRYDLIRHAHEQALASGILGTDDAVLLEKTGHRIKMILGSRNNIKITTPEDLLLAEALLQLMRQNESR, encoded by the coding sequence ATGAATTCCGCTGTAATTGTCGCCGCCGGTCAAGGCCTTCGAATGGGAGGGCTGGTACGAAAACAGTTTTTACAATTGGACGGCCTGCCGATTCTATCTCATACGTTGCGTGTTTTTAATCAAAGCCGGGAAACAGATCATATCGTATTGGTAATTCCGGAAAGCGATTTTGATTTTTGCAGACAGGTTGTACTACCTCCCGTTTCACCTAAAAAGCCCATTACGCTGGTTCCCGGCGGTAAGGTGCGGCAGGAATCCGTTTATAATGGGTTAAGAACCATTAATGACCCAACCGGCTTGGTTGCCATTCATGACGGGGTTCGACCGTTTATCACCACGGCGCAGTTATCCGCCTGCTATAAAGCAGCCCGGAATCATCACGGTTGCATATTGGGCATACCGGCCTCGGATACGTTAAAGGTCATTTCGGAAAATGGCGGTATTATTCGCACCGTTGACCGGGCAAATGTCTGGTTGGCACAAACCCCTCAGGTATTTCGATATGATTTGATCCGGCATGCCCATGAGCAGGCACTGGCGTCGGGCATTTTGGGAACGGATGATGCGGTTCTTTTGGAAAAGACCGGCCACCGGATTAAAATGATTCTCGGGAGTCGAAACAATATTAAAATTACCACGCCGGAGGATCTTTTGCTTGCCGAGGCCCTTCTTCAATTGATGAGACAAAACGAAAGTCGCTAA
- a CDS encoding HPr family phosphocarrier protein, which translates to MNVLETIASSGANAAENESCGISFSEKVRIFSHDYLKCCRYIAAFTTPQHFFTKKLYSTLISSSQLLEDFLDFHGAKNSKDWFFYRELCAAVRHLGAAGYSQKHISNRLDFYFLSDTDEFEREGAETLDFLTNTLMKMAPVILNEAKRLNIQLPTDDYKADDFPGVTTSEMLPYDIDDLDKESQKENIVYIASEFLNIARSFDQLGFYDPYDIQEIMSIIPDKVNEVKMRSFEMMVHNLQSQFDTYVIHGGYLFGNRKMKQLRGHFSVVFHLLQVIGRLLHFYERHLHDAGYKNIYKQVSDRLSELIDSQRLLDRTINYGLYYVCHFLTTGKELAREILNENIEKGSITVGIPQKLGFHSRPSLLVAKIVQHYGGHVELCIDKDRFDASSVLDIQWAGGKIQKENIIHVVFQGDIRALRDIEVLSEVNYGEDTMGKGIPLPQELNYLK; encoded by the coding sequence ATGAACGTTTTGGAAACCATTGCATCATCGGGCGCTAACGCCGCCGAAAATGAATCATGCGGCATTTCTTTCTCCGAAAAGGTCAGAATATTTTCTCATGATTATTTGAAATGTTGCCGTTATATTGCCGCATTTACCACCCCCCAGCATTTTTTCACTAAAAAACTTTATTCCACATTGATTTCTTCCTCTCAACTTCTGGAAGACTTTCTGGATTTTCACGGGGCTAAAAACAGCAAGGATTGGTTTTTTTACCGTGAATTATGTGCGGCTGTTCGCCATCTGGGGGCTGCCGGCTATTCACAGAAACACATCTCCAACCGTCTGGATTTTTATTTTCTTTCGGATACGGACGAATTTGAACGAGAAGGCGCTGAAACGCTTGATTTTTTAACCAATACATTGATGAAGATGGCGCCGGTGATATTGAACGAGGCCAAGCGTCTTAATATTCAGTTGCCGACGGATGACTATAAGGCCGATGATTTTCCGGGGGTTACGACCAGTGAGATGCTCCCTTATGACATTGATGATCTGGATAAGGAAAGTCAAAAAGAAAATATTGTTTATATCGCCAGTGAATTTTTAAATATTGCGCGCAGTTTCGATCAGCTCGGGTTTTATGATCCTTATGATATTCAGGAAATCATGAGCATTATTCCCGACAAGGTAAACGAAGTCAAAATGCGCAGTTTTGAAATGATGGTTCACAATCTGCAATCCCAGTTCGATACCTATGTCATTCATGGCGGATACCTGTTCGGGAATCGAAAAATGAAGCAGCTTCGCGGACATTTTTCCGTTGTTTTTCACCTGTTGCAGGTAATTGGCAGGCTGCTTCATTTTTATGAACGGCATCTTCATGATGCCGGATATAAAAACATTTACAAACAGGTCAGCGACAGGCTGTCGGAACTCATTGATTCTCAAAGACTTTTAGATCGAACCATCAATTACGGACTCTATTATGTTTGTCATTTTCTCACGACCGGTAAAGAATTGGCGCGGGAAATTTTAAATGAAAATATTGAAAAAGGCAGCATAACCGTCGGCATTCCCCAAAAATTGGGTTTTCATAGCCGACCGAGCCTTCTGGTCGCTAAAATTGTTCAGCATTACGGTGGCCATGTGGAGCTGTGCATTGATAAGGACCGGTTTGATGCCAGCAGCGTGTTGGATATTCAATGGGCCGGCGGAAAAATTCAAAAAGAAAATATTATCCATGTCGTTTTTCAAGGCGATATTCGTGCGTTACGGGATATTGAAGTGTTGTCGGAGGTCAATTATGGTGAAGACACGATGGGCAAAGGGATCCCTTTGCCTCAAGAATTAAATTACTTAAAATGA